The DNA segment TCTTGGACGTGGGTTGAAGTTTCCGGCAAATCCGGACGAGTACAAGATCCAATTTAAAAAAGGCTCTTCCTTTCTTACGATCGACAAGTCCCATTCCAACGGCAAACTTTTTGCGGATGGCTTTTTGGGAAAAAAGCTTCGTTTTAAGTTTGCGGCGGACTATGGATTGAAAACACATTCCCCATTGCGGGTATTAAATCCTTCCGAGCCGACACATTGGACGTTTACGGAAAAATGTTCTCCGCTCATTCTGAAATCCATAGAACTTTCCTTTCAGGATCGGCCTCTTGTGTTCGATCCGAAAGAGACAACGATTCTTTACGATTGGTCCGGAGGTTTTTTAAGAAGAGAAACCAATTGGTATTGGGCCGCATTTAGTTCGATTCTTCCCGATAAAACCTCGATCGGGGCCAACTTTGCCGCGTTAGTTAACGAGTCGTTCTTTTCGGAAAACGCATATTGGATCGACAATAAAAGACAGAGGGTTCCTCGATTGATTTTCGATTTCTCTCAGAAAGATCCGTACAAATCTTGGAGAATTTACGATGAGGAAGGATTGGTCGAACTTAAGTTTGTGCCCGAAGGAGAGCGAAAGGATAAAATGAATCTAGTCTTTTCCAAATTGTATTTTCGTCAGTTTGTTGGAAAATTTACTGGAAAATTCAAAACGGCGGAAGGAAAGGAAATTGTCTTTCAAGACGTTTATGGATTTACCGAATTTCATCGGTCGCTTTGGTAAAATCGATCAAATTAGAATTTAGAATTCGTTTATGAAAGAATATATCCCGATTTCCTGTGAGCTGTATGATCGTCTGGAAGAGACCGCAATTCGAAAAAGAACGATAATTCTTGAATTGTTTGAAGAAGGAAAGGAAACCCGAAAAAGGGTAAAGACAATCATTCGGGATCTTATCTCCGTCAATCGAGAGGAATTTGCAGTTCTGGAAAACGGGGAAAAAATTCGTTTGGACCAGATTTTTAAAGTATATTCTTAGAGTTTTTACGTTATTTGTTTTCGTAGAGTTCTATCTATTTACGAGTTTAGAGAACGGTTGGATTTAAATTTGGAAAATCATACAAATCAAAAAGGTAGAATTCTCTCCTTGGATCTTTTTCGAGGAATGACGGTCGCAGGGATGATTCTTGTAAACAACCCGGGATCTTGGTCAGCGATCTATCCCCCCTTAAAACACGCAAAGTGGCACGGGTGTACACCCACCGATCTGGTGTTTCCTTTTTTTCTATTCGCAGTGGGAGCGTCCATTCCAATATCATTCTATTCTAAAGTAATTTTAGATAAATGGAAGCTTTGGTTTCGAATTTTTACAAGAAGTTTGATTTTATTCGGGCTCGGATTGTTTCTCAATTTTTTCGGGGAATGGTCGCTTGGAAACCTGCGTATCCCGGGAGTATTGCAGAGAATCGCATTCGTATATTGGATTGTTGCATCTTTTTATATTCTTTTTCCGGGAAAAAAAATTCTCTTTGTATTGATTCCGATTTTAGGAATTCATACTTGGCTTCTTTTAAACGTAATTCCTCCCGGAGCGACGGAACTTTCCTTGGAACCCGGAAAAGAAATCGGTGCGTGGTTGGATCGGGAAATTTTCGGAGAAGCACATCTCTGGAAATTTTCGAAAACCTGGGATCCGGAAGGTTTTTTTAGCAGCATTCCCGCGCTTGCGAGTTCGATTTTTGGTGTGTTTTGCGGTCTCATCTTGTTCTCAATTTTTACAAAAGAATTCGATTCTAAAAAAGGAATCGGAGGATTGTTTGTGTGTGGTATTTTTTTGGTTGTGTTCGGTCTTATTTGGGACGGATTTTTGCCCATGAACAAAAGCTTGTGGACCGGAAGTTATGCGCTCTTTACCGCGGGTCTTGCCTTTTGTTGTCTGGGATTTTTTGCGATTTGCGAAGAACGGGCTCGATCAAAAAACGCAGAGAGTCGGATTTTAGAAACCGTATTTCAACCTTTTCTTGTGTTTGGAAAAAACGCCATCTTGGTTTTTGTAGGTTCCGGAATTTTGGCGAGATTTTTCAATTTATGGACTCTCAACGGATCCAACGGAAAAACAATCAGTATCAAAACGTTTTTTTATTCTAAATTGATTTTGGTTTTGAACGCGACCGATGCGTCATTGGCTTATGCGCTGATTCATCTTTTTTTTTGGTGGGGAATCTTGAGTTTTTTAGATCAAAGAAAAATCTATTTTAAGATCTGAGTAAAAGTATCACTCTGAATTTAGGGCGTAGAAGAGAATGGCCGGGTTCCTCGCGTAAAGCGGGCTTTAAAGCAAATTCTTATCAAGATACAATTTGATTTGGATCTGCGGAAATTTTAAGTTTTTGATAACGTCCTCAATCTTTCGCACATTTAAGAATCAAAGAGAAGGCTCTCCTTGCCGATTGAGTTTGTAATGAGCAAATTCAAGAAAAAGGAGAACCCCCCAATGAGGGCAGAAGAAGAAAAAGCACACTTGAAAGTAATCCAAGTGGATGAGACCCAGCTCAAGAAAGACTTGAGCGAACTCGTAAGAGGTTCAGTGGAAGAAACGCTGAACGCTCTCTTAGATGAGGAAGCGGATAAACTCTGCAAAGCCTCGAGGTATGAGAGAAGCCCGGATCGAGTAGCTACAAGAGCGGGTTCGTATAATAGAAACTTCGAAACAAAAGCGGGAAAAGTAAAGTTAAAAGTTCCCAAACTAAGAACAATTCCGTTTGAGTCGGCGATCATCGATCGATACAAGCGACGGGAGAGTTCGGTAGAAGAAGCTCTCATGGAGATGTATCTCGCGGGAGTTTCAGTTCGGAGAGTCGAGGACATTACCGAAAGCCTCTGGGGAACCAAGGTCTCACCTTCAACGATCAGCAAACTCAACCAAAAAGTTTTTGTTCAAATCGACGAATGGAG comes from the Leptospira sp. WS92.C1 genome and includes:
- a CDS encoding DUF2804 domain-containing protein — its product is MKIIGSENKVNYGVFDDPVEFNYKEFQLLDFFGKEIRGFKKRFAFKRFNYIGIITKEFLIGFATVSLGYAYNVFTYLYHYKDGILYEFDTKGLDLGRGLKFPANPDEYKIQFKKGSSFLTIDKSHSNGKLFADGFLGKKLRFKFAADYGLKTHSPLRVLNPSEPTHWTFTEKCSPLILKSIELSFQDRPLVFDPKETTILYDWSGGFLRRETNWYWAAFSSILPDKTSIGANFAALVNESFFSENAYWIDNKRQRVPRLIFDFSQKDPYKSWRIYDEEGLVELKFVPEGERKDKMNLVFSKLYFRQFVGKFTGKFKTAEGKEIVFQDVYGFTEFHRSLW
- a CDS encoding acyltransferase family protein, encoding MENHTNQKGRILSLDLFRGMTVAGMILVNNPGSWSAIYPPLKHAKWHGCTPTDLVFPFFLFAVGASIPISFYSKVILDKWKLWFRIFTRSLILFGLGLFLNFFGEWSLGNLRIPGVLQRIAFVYWIVASFYILFPGKKILFVLIPILGIHTWLLLNVIPPGATELSLEPGKEIGAWLDREIFGEAHLWKFSKTWDPEGFFSSIPALASSIFGVFCGLILFSIFTKEFDSKKGIGGLFVCGIFLVVFGLIWDGFLPMNKSLWTGSYALFTAGLAFCCLGFFAICEERARSKNAESRILETVFQPFLVFGKNAILVFVGSGILARFFNLWTLNGSNGKTISIKTFFYSKLILVLNATDASLAYALIHLFFWWGILSFLDQRKIYFKI